Proteins encoded together in one Epinephelus lanceolatus isolate andai-2023 chromosome 4, ASM4190304v1, whole genome shotgun sequence window:
- the rnf228 gene encoding RING finger protein 228 — MAKDDMAEVDLAANGAEPPGEASSAFPYEEYECKICYNYFDLDRRAPKILECLHTFCEECLNTLHLREERPWRISCPVCRHRTPVPDYRIQNLPNNTKVTEDFPLYIDSDPLPQDALPPYPPPLHPALVALRREEASGTSSVSQATPSTTVSTATTLSQDSVRYDSCQSCKRVALTTGCVCVIFSFLSMLVLLFMGLIFVHSHSIPPSPAGPICLSVASILAMFSVVVTWLICWLKYRPDHETGRSSATSNSRRNA; from the coding sequence ATGGCGAAAGATGACATGGCAGAGGTAGATTTGGCAGCAAACGGAGCGGAACCCCCCGGCGAGGCCTCCTCGGCGTTTCCCTACGAGGAGTACGAATGCAAAATCTGCTATAATTATTTCGACCTTGACCGCCGGGCTCCTAAGATCCTAGAGTGCCTGCACACGTTTTGCGAGGAGTGCCTGAACACGCTTCATCTCCGGGAGGAGCGGCCATGGCGCATCAGCTGCCCCGTCTGTCGCCACCGGACTCCAGTGCCGGATTATCGGATACAAAACCTGCCCAACAACACCAAGGTGACGGAGGATTTTCCGCTCTACATCGACTCGGACCCGCTGCCTCAGGACGCTTTGCCGCCGTACCCTCCCCCGCTGCATCCAGCCCTCGTCGCCCTCCGTCGGGAGGAGGCGTCGGGGACGTCCAGCGTCAGCCAGGCGACCCCGTCCACCACCGTGTCCACTGCCACGACCCTCTCCCAGGACTCGGTGCGCTACGACAGCTGTCAGAGTTGCAAGAGAGTGGCGCTGACCACCGGCTGCGTCTGTGTCATCTTCTCCTTTCTGTCCATGCTGGTGTTGCTCTTCATGGGCCTGATCTTTGTGCACAGTCACAGCATTCCTCCCTCGCCGGCGGGACCCATTTGCTTGTCGGTAGCCAGCATCCTGGCCATGTTCTCGGTGGTCGTCACATGGCTCATCTGCTGGCTCAAATATAGACCGGACCATGAGACAGGCCGCTCATCCGCCACCAGTAACTCCCGGAGAAACGCCTGA